A stretch of Brassica napus cultivar Da-Ae chromosome C6, Da-Ae, whole genome shotgun sequence DNA encodes these proteins:
- the LOC106402475 gene encoding lectin-like protein At1g53070, with protein sequence MTTMQTLCFITLFIAIFTSQTTSAYRFKFNHFGNSTDLFSFHGDAEYGHDTDGTTRSGSLSLTKDKTPFSHGRAILINPIIFKPPNNASSVYPFKTSFTFSITPHNTNPAPGHGFAFLVVPSNQHAGSGLGFLSLVNRTSNGNPSNHLFAVEFDVFQDKSFKDINDNHVGIDINSVDSVTSVKSGYWVMTRNGWLFKDLKLNSGDKYTAWIEYNNNLKVISVTIGFAHLKKPNRPLIEAKYDLSNVLLEKMYAGFAGSMGRGVERHEIWDWTFQN encoded by the coding sequence ATGACGACCATGCAAACACTCTGCTTCATCACTCTCTTCATAGCTATCTTCACCTCTCAAACCACTTCTGCTTACAGATTCAAATTCAACCACTTCGGTAACAGCACCGATCTCTTCTCATTTCATGGTGACGCAGAGTATGGTCACGACACCGACGGCACGACCCGGTCCGGTTCTCTCTCATTGACCAAAGACAAAACTCCTTTCTCTCATGGTCGAGCCATTCTCATCAACCCAATCATATTCAAACCTCCCAACAACGCTTCTTCTGTTTACCCTTTCAAGACCTCTTTCACTTTCTCCATCACTCCACACAACACAAACCCTGCTCCTGGTCACGGTTTCGCCTTCCTCGTCGTCCCAAGTAACCAACATGCCGGTTCCGGTTTAGGCTTCCTAAGTCTCGTGAACCGAACCAGTAACGGTAATCCAAGTAACCATCTCTTTGCTGTTGAATTCGATGTGTTTCAGGACAAGTCTTTTAAAGACATCAACGATAACCATGTCGGAATCGACATTAATTCGGTCGACTCGGTGACTTCGGTTAAATCCGGTTATTGGGTTATGACAAGAAACGGTTGGTTGTTCAAAGATTTGAAGTTGAATAGTGGAGATAAGTACACGGCTTGGATCGAGTACAACAACAATTTAAAAGTGATCTCGGTTACGATCGGGTTCGCGCATTTGAAGAAACCGAACCGACCTTTGATTGAAGCGAAGTACGATCTCTCTAATGTGCTGCTCGAGAAGATGTACGCCGGTTTTGCCGGTTCAATGGGCCGTGGTGTTGAGCGTCACGAGATCTGGGACTGGACTTTCCAGAATTAA
- the LOC106403120 gene encoding lectin-like protein At1g53070, producing the protein MQTPCFITLFIAISISQATSAYRFQFKNFGINGSDLFSFHGDAEYGPDAGRMSRSGALALTQFRIPFSHGRAIYINPITLKPPNNASSVYPFKTSFTFSITPHNTNPTPGHGFAFLVVPRNQDDAASGLGYLSLVNRTSNGNPNNHLFAVEFDVFQDKSLHDINDNHVGIDINSVDSVTSVKSGYWVMTRNGWLFKDLKLSSGDKYTAWVEYNNNLKVISVTIGLAHLRKPNRPLIEAKYDLSNVLLEKMYAGFAGSMGRGVETHEVWDWTFQN; encoded by the coding sequence ATGCAAACACCCTGCTTCATCACTCTCTTCATAGCTATCTCCATCTCTCAAGCCACTTCTGCTTACAGATTCCAATTCAAAAACTTCGGTATTAATGGCTCTGATCTCTTCTCGTTCCATGGAGACGCAGAGTATGGTCCCGACGCCGGTCGGATGAGCCGGTCGGGTGCTCTCGCTTTGACCCAATTCAGAATTCCTTTCTCTCATGGTCGAGCCATTTACATCAACCCAATCACCTTGAAGCCTCCCAACAACGCTTCTTCTGTTTACCCTTTCAAGACCTCTTTCACTTTCTCCATCACTCCTCACAACACAAACCCTACCCCTGGTCACGGTTTTGCCTTCCTCGTCGTCCCACGTAACCAAGACGACGCCGCTTCCGGTTTAGGCTACCTCAGTCTCGTGAACCGAACCAGTAACGGTAATCCAAATAACCATCTCTTTGCGGTTGAGTTTGATGTTTTTCAGGACAAGTCTCTTCACGACATCAACGATAACCATGTCGGAATCGACATTAATTCGGTCGACTCTGTGACTTCGGTTAAATCCGGTTATTGGGTTATGACAAGAAACGGTTGGTTGTTCAAGGATTTGAAGCTGAGCAGTGGAGATAAGTACACGGCTTGGGTCGAGTACAACAACAATTTAAAAGTGATCTCGGTTACGATCGGGCTCGCGCATTTGAGGAAACCGAACCGGCCTTTGATTGAAGCGAAATACGATCTCTCCAATGTTCTTCTCGAGAAAATGTATGCCGGTTTTGCCGGTTCAATGGGCCGTGGTGTCGAGACCCACGAGGTCTGGGACTGGACTTTCCAGAATTAG
- the LOC125588328 gene encoding putative protein TPRXL → MDDWLLPTTQSRGSTTSPSQTPPTSSTSSPDNSSSSPTTTTSPSTPTIPPTGSQVSNDTYSPSSPAPLSTDASPASQTSPTVILELVISPQSPGLLELLGRGQRIKKPSVLLKKIVTNAASTTDPSHVSSPLDQSSSNAVSGFSCINNNGGGPTYLQRSCT, encoded by the exons ATGGATGACTGGCTTCTCCCCACTACTCAATCCAGGGGGAGTACAACTTCTCCTAGTCAAACTCCACCAACGTCCTCTACTTCATCTCCTGataattcttcttcttcacctacgaCTACGACTTCTCCTTCTACGCCTACAATTCCTCCGACTGGTTCGCAAGTATCTAATGATACGTATTCGCCATCTTCTCCTGCACCTTTGAGCACAGATGCTTCTCCGGCTTCGCAGACTTCTCCTACTGTCATTCTGGAGCTAGTTATATCACCGCAGTCTCCTGGCCTTCTTGAACTTCTTGGTCGCGGTCAGAGAATTAAGAAACCATCGGTTCTactcaaaaaaattgttactaACGCAGCTTCTACTACGGATCCCTCTCACGTTTCTTCTCCTCTTGATCAGAGTTCTTCAAATGCGGTTTCAG GCTTTTCTTGCATCAATAACAACGGAGGAGGTCCCACGTACTTACAAAGAAGCTGTACTTGA
- the LOC106405148 gene encoding beta-glucuronosyltransferase GlcAT14B isoform X1, whose protein sequence is MFFYVYFGTYQTSVLALVAPIQRKGTRKQTMSHGYKSSSMGYANMDKKWVFSFVITSLVCVVLIATSFNMGLMTSFRPPFNETIPHFATNDPKIEEDKLPRFAYLVSGSKGDIESLWRTLRALYHPRNQYIVHLDLESSLDERLELASRISNDSMYSKIGNVYMITKANLVTYTGPTMVANTLHACAILLKRSPDWDWFINLSASDYPLVTQDDLLYTFSTLDRNVSFIDHTSDLGWKNEKRAMPLMVDPGLYMLNKADILWVRPGRSLPTAFKLHTGSAWMALSRSFVEYIIWGWDNLPRTLLMYYTNFVSSPEGYFHTVICNSPEFSKTVVNHDLHYIAWDRPPRQHPRTLSLGDMEPMIASGAPFARKFSRDDSALDKIDKELLMRTNKGGFTPGGWCGGKQDCTVVEDVAKIRPGLGAERLKGLVDRLVAEAKSGQNQCE, encoded by the exons ATGTTTTTCTATGTTTATTTCGGAACGTATCAAACCTCAGTTCTTGCTCTCGTTGCACCAATACAGAGAAAAGGAACAAGAAAACAG ACTATGTCTCATGGTTACAAATCCTCATCAATGGGGTATGCAAACATGGATAAGAAATGGGTATTCTCATTTGTGATCACATCTCTTGTTTGCGTTGTCCTCATCGCAACCTCCTTCAACATGGGTCTAATGACTTCATTTCGACCACCATTCAATGAAACTATTCCACATTTCGCAACAAATGATCCAAAAATTGAGGAGGACAAGCTCCCACGTTTTGCttaccttgtctccgggtctaAAGGAGATATTGAAAGCCTTTGGAGAACTCTTAGAGCATTGTACCATCCAAGAAACCAATACATTGTTCACTTGGATCTTGAATCATCCCTTGACGAGAGACTAGAGCTGGCTTCTCGCATTAGTAATGATTCTATGTATTCTAAGATTGGGAATGTTTATATGATAACCAAAGCTAATCTTGTGACCTATACTGGACCAACAATGGTGGCTAATACCCTTCACGCTTGTGCCATTCTTCTTAAGAGAAGTCCGGATTGGGATTGGTTTATCAATCTCAGTGCTTCAGATTATCCATTAGTGACACAAGATG ATCTTTTGTATACATTTTCAACTTTGGACCGCAACGTCAGCTTTATCGACCACACAAGTGACTTAGGTTGGAAAAA TGAAAAACGGGCAATGCCATTAATGGTTGATCCTGGACTCTACATGCTAAACAAAGCAGACATTCTTTGGGTCAGACCTGGTCGAAGTTTACCAACTGCGTTTAAGTTACATACCG GATCAGCTTGGATGGCTCTCTCTCGCTCCTTCGTGGAGTATATCATTTGGGGTTGGGACAACTTACCAAGAACTTTACTCATGTATTACACAAACTTTGTTTCTTCTCCTGAAGGTTACTTCCACACAGTCATATGTAACTCCCCTGAGTTCTCCAAAACCGTGGTGAACCATGATCTTCACTACATCGCGTGGGACAGACCACCGAGACAGCATCCTCGTACGTTGTCCTTAGGAGACATGGAGCCAATGATTGCCAGCGGTGCTCCGTTTGCTAGAAAGTTCAGTAGAGATGACAGTGCTTTGGATAAGATCGATAAGGAACTGCTTATGCGGACCAACAAAGGTGGTTTCACTCCTGGTGGGTGGTGTGGTGGGAAACAGGATTGCACAGTTGTGGAAGATGTGGCTAAGATCAGACCTGGTTTAGGGGCAGAGAGGCTCAAGGGGCTTGTAGATAGGTTAGTTGCAGAAGCAAAATCAGGACAAAACCAGTGTGAATAG
- the LOC106405148 gene encoding beta-glucuronosyltransferase GlcAT14B isoform X2: protein MCQTMSHGYKSSSMGYANMDKKWVFSFVITSLVCVVLIATSFNMGLMTSFRPPFNETIPHFATNDPKIEEDKLPRFAYLVSGSKGDIESLWRTLRALYHPRNQYIVHLDLESSLDERLELASRISNDSMYSKIGNVYMITKANLVTYTGPTMVANTLHACAILLKRSPDWDWFINLSASDYPLVTQDDLLYTFSTLDRNVSFIDHTSDLGWKNEKRAMPLMVDPGLYMLNKADILWVRPGRSLPTAFKLHTGSAWMALSRSFVEYIIWGWDNLPRTLLMYYTNFVSSPEGYFHTVICNSPEFSKTVVNHDLHYIAWDRPPRQHPRTLSLGDMEPMIASGAPFARKFSRDDSALDKIDKELLMRTNKGGFTPGGWCGGKQDCTVVEDVAKIRPGLGAERLKGLVDRLVAEAKSGQNQCE from the exons ATGTGTCAGACTATGTCTCATGGTTACAAATCCTCATCAATGGGGTATGCAAACATGGATAAGAAATGGGTATTCTCATTTGTGATCACATCTCTTGTTTGCGTTGTCCTCATCGCAACCTCCTTCAACATGGGTCTAATGACTTCATTTCGACCACCATTCAATGAAACTATTCCACATTTCGCAACAAATGATCCAAAAATTGAGGAGGACAAGCTCCCACGTTTTGCttaccttgtctccgggtctaAAGGAGATATTGAAAGCCTTTGGAGAACTCTTAGAGCATTGTACCATCCAAGAAACCAATACATTGTTCACTTGGATCTTGAATCATCCCTTGACGAGAGACTAGAGCTGGCTTCTCGCATTAGTAATGATTCTATGTATTCTAAGATTGGGAATGTTTATATGATAACCAAAGCTAATCTTGTGACCTATACTGGACCAACAATGGTGGCTAATACCCTTCACGCTTGTGCCATTCTTCTTAAGAGAAGTCCGGATTGGGATTGGTTTATCAATCTCAGTGCTTCAGATTATCCATTAGTGACACAAGATG ATCTTTTGTATACATTTTCAACTTTGGACCGCAACGTCAGCTTTATCGACCACACAAGTGACTTAGGTTGGAAAAA TGAAAAACGGGCAATGCCATTAATGGTTGATCCTGGACTCTACATGCTAAACAAAGCAGACATTCTTTGGGTCAGACCTGGTCGAAGTTTACCAACTGCGTTTAAGTTACATACCG GATCAGCTTGGATGGCTCTCTCTCGCTCCTTCGTGGAGTATATCATTTGGGGTTGGGACAACTTACCAAGAACTTTACTCATGTATTACACAAACTTTGTTTCTTCTCCTGAAGGTTACTTCCACACAGTCATATGTAACTCCCCTGAGTTCTCCAAAACCGTGGTGAACCATGATCTTCACTACATCGCGTGGGACAGACCACCGAGACAGCATCCTCGTACGTTGTCCTTAGGAGACATGGAGCCAATGATTGCCAGCGGTGCTCCGTTTGCTAGAAAGTTCAGTAGAGATGACAGTGCTTTGGATAAGATCGATAAGGAACTGCTTATGCGGACCAACAAAGGTGGTTTCACTCCTGGTGGGTGGTGTGGTGGGAAACAGGATTGCACAGTTGTGGAAGATGTGGCTAAGATCAGACCTGGTTTAGGGGCAGAGAGGCTCAAGGGGCTTGTAGATAGGTTAGTTGCAGAAGCAAAATCAGGACAAAACCAGTGTGAATAG
- the LOC106402598 gene encoding proton pump-interactor 4-like → MGSPVSLCNGGLDARRLVIGDLSSRETTEEEDDYAVFSGEEEEEEEEEEEEDGWREDRFCFYFVKQFAYDDPEIKAKIDEADNEIYNCNSERIHIANRLKAKRAERLSLMSSLDVMKDQETTNRLSEVKMEMELLDAQMGCVLDQRDRAFERIKLLRIQRDKGNAAFFQSRAVMKKAIELAACGNFRDLEELAYSEVDKFMSRWNNDKAFRDDYKKRILPSRKLRGNEQIRSSECDVDTENRDETAIELKRFCTEEEEESDKEALKEKRREEQLEKARLAMERKRKLHEKAAAKAAIRAKKEAEKKLKELEKRAKKKKVLERTPETVTEASEPEKEKPLNGRSVSWNQRSLRYRHHKKGNENVPKAILKRRRAYRLWVWSVSSAALALPLALFIVFFYVR, encoded by the exons ATGGGTTCTCCGGTTTCACTCTGCAACGGCGGCTTAGATGCGCGACGGCTAGTAATCGGAGATCTGTCGTCGAGAGAGACCACGGAGGAGGAAGACGACTACGCTGTGTTCTCCggtgaggaggaagaggaggaggaggaggaggaggaggaggatgggTGGAGAGAGGATCGTTTCTGTTTCTACTTTGTGAAGCAGTTCGCTTACGATGACCCTGAGATTAAGGCTAAGATCGATGAAGCTGATAATGAGATTTATAATTGCAACAGTGAGAGGATTCACATTGCAAACAGATTGAAAGCTAAAAGG GCTGAGAGATTGTCTCTGATGTCATCACTTGATGTAATGAAGGATCAAGAAACTACCAACAGGTTAAGTGAGGTTAAGATGGAGATGGAGTTGTTGGATGCTCAAATGGGTTGTGTGCTTGATCAAAGAGACAGAGCCTTTGAAAGGATTAAATTATTGAGGATACAACGAGACAAAGGG AATGCCGCCTTTTTCCAGAGCCGTGCTGTCATGAAGAAGGCCATAGAGTTAGCTGCTTGTGGAAACTTTAGAGATCTTGAAGAGCTTGCTTACTCCGAG GTTGATAAATTTATGTCTCGTTGGAACAATGACAAAGCTTTTAGGGATGATTACAAGAAAAGAATCTTGCCTTCACGAAAGCTAAGGGGCAATGAGCAGATTAGGAGCTCAGAATGTGATGTAGATACTGAGAATAGAGATGAAACAGCAATAGAACTCAAGAGGTTTTGtactgaggaggaggaggagagtgaTAAAGAAGCTTTGAAGGAGAAGAGACGAGAAGAGCAGTTAGAGAAAGCTAGACTAGCGatggagaggaagaggaagctACATGAGAAAGCTGCTGCTAAAGCTGCCATAAGAGCTAAGAAGGAAGCTGAGAAGAAACTCAAGGAGCTCGAGAAGAGagctaagaagaagaaggttcTAGAGAGAACACCAGAGACAGTCACGGAAGCATCAGAGCCGGAGAAGGAGAAACCACTGAATGGGAGATCAGTGAGTTGGAACCAGAGAAGTTTGAGGTACAGACATCACAAGAAAGGAAACGAGAATGTCCCCAAAGCCATCTTGAAGCGTAGGAGAGCTTACAGGTTATGGGTTTGGAGTGTTTCCTCTGCTGCACTTGCGCTCCCTCTAGCTCTCTTCATTGTCTTCTTTTACGTTcgatga